From Oryza brachyantha chromosome 9, ObraRS2, whole genome shotgun sequence, a single genomic window includes:
- the LOC102699807 gene encoding protein XAP5 CIRCADIAN TIMEKEEPER codes for MSGFGDGYVGTGQDAVKIRRLQKQRDAELRKIEELKNKSSDGQPGLLQFGSSTSEILETAFKKETVGLVTREQYVEKRVNIRTKIEEEEKEKLQKLQQEEEELQMQKRKKRRVRGDQRLSFCDDIENGSDEDDFENQEPQKKHGPIKLGKDPTVETSFLPDREREAEEQAERERLKKQWLREQELIKNEPLTITYSYWDGTGHRRVIQVRKGDSIGEFLRAVQQQLAPEFREVRTTSVENLLYVKEDLIIPHQHSFYELIVNKARGKSGPLFHFDVHEDVRTIADATKEKDESHAGKVVERHWYEKNKHIFPASRWEIYDPTKKWERYTIHGD; via the exons ATGTCGGGGTTCGGCGACGGGTACGTCGGCACGGGGCAGGACGCCGTGAAGATCCGGCGGCTGCAGAAGCAGCGGGACGCGGAGCTCCGCAAGATCGAGGAGCTCAAGAACAAGTCCTCCGACGGCCAGCCCGGCCTGCTCCAGTTCGGCTCCAGCACCTCCGAG ATTCTTGAGACTGCGTTTAAGAAGGAAACAGTCGGTTTAGTTACAAGGGAGCAGTATGTCGAGAAG AGGGTTAATATTCGGACCAAgatcgaagaagaagagaaagaaaaacttCAAAAGCTGCAACAAGA GGAAGAAGAATTGCAAatgcaaaaaaggaaaaagaggagAGTGAGGGGAGATCAAAGGTTATCTTTCTGCGATGACATAGAGAATGGGAGTGATGAAGATGATTTTGAGAACC AAGAACCTCAAAAGAAACATGGCCCTATCAAACTTGGGAAGGACCCAACTGTTGAAACAAGTTTTCTTCCTGACAG GGAGAGAGAAGCAGAGGAACAAGCAGAACGAGAACGTTTGAAGAAGCAGTGGCTGCGTGAGCAGGAACTGATTAAAA ATGAACCTCTTACAATTACTTACAGTTACTGGGATGGAACAGGGCACAGGAGAGTTATCCAG GTCCGTAAAGGTGACTCCATTGGAGAATTCCTAAGGGCTGTTCAGCAGCAGCTTGCCCCTGAGTTCCGTGAAGTGCGGACAACATCAGTTGAGAACCTTCTTTATGTGAAGGAAGACCTTATCATCCCTCAT CAACATAGCTTCTATGAGTTGATTGTCAACAAAGCAAGGGGAAAGAGTGGACCG CTTTTCCACTTTGATGTTCATGAGGATGTGCGGACCATTGCTGATGCAACTAAAGAAAAGGATGAG TCTCATGCGGGCAAGGTCGTAGAGAGACACTGGTAtgagaaaaacaaacatatatttcCTGCATCAAGATGGGAG ATCTATGATCCTACTAAGAAGTGGGAGCGTTACACGATCCATGGAGATTAA
- the LOC102713939 gene encoding dihydroceramide fatty acyl 2-hydroxylase FAH1-like: MSLQLFTIYLGPNQKKKNRFQFLTLTKWWAVPTIWLPVVCWLLVKSIRMGHTLQEVALMALFGVFIWTLIEYTLHRFLFHIETKTYWANTAHYLLHGCHHKHPMDSLRLVLPPTATATLCVPFWKLVTFFATSTTTPALFGGGLLGYVMYDCTHCYLQHHGQPSKDPAKNLKRYHLNRHFRIQNKGFAISSSLWDYVFGTLPPPKTTWKNN, translated from the exons ATGAGTTTGCAACTATTCACTATATATCTTGgacccaaccaaaaaaaaaaaaatcgtttcCAGTTCTTGACGCTCACAAAGTGGTGGGCTGTGCCAACCATATGGCTGCCTGTTGTCTGCTGGTTGCTTGTGAAATCTATTCGGATGGGTCATACTCTTCAGGAAGTAGCTCTAATGGCCCTATTTGGAGTGTTCATTTGGACATTGATTGAGTATACTTTGCATCGCTTCCTATTCCATATTGAGACCAAAACCTATTG GGCAAACACAGCACATTACCTTCTTCATGGATGCCACCATAAGCATCCTATGGACTCACTCAGGCTTGTGTTACCTCCTACTGCAACAGCAACTTTGTGTGTGCCG TTCTGGAAGCTGGTAACGTTCTTTGCAACCTCAACTACAACCCCTGCACTATTTGGTGGTGGCCTGTTGGGATATGTGATGTATGACTGCACTCATTGCTACCTGCAGCACCATGGACAACCATCCAAAGATCCAGCGAAAAATCTCAAG AGGTATCACCTCAATCGCCACTTTAGAATCCAAAACAAAGGCTTTGCCATTAGCTCATCACTCTGGGATTATGTTTTCGGGACATTGCCTCCACCGAAGACAACCTGGAAGAACAACTGA
- the LOC121055299 gene encoding skin secretory protein xP2-like, which produces MVKSNGARSMGDSNGSPAQQGPRYRVILHAVAPAGESQRPVRAAGQVHALAGGGGGRGGGHLSPAQNAVLAQIRRPSRNPWSRTVPSPRPNGGSFRVIDTSFSPEHEPTPPPPPLVSARQSVLSPCPVSAVFAWPVPPRGWTVSSTTGRHRYVGASSSSSVPPRGRAPAAAAAAAPAAPDPATGRHRYVGESSSSAAPRAPTPPPAAAPLPAPTAPPAPAPATGGHHYVGESSSSAAPRAPTPPPAAAPPPAPTAPPAPASPPALAAPPAPSSPPAPAPATGGHRYVGESSSSAAPREPTPPPDSAAPPAPPALLCMLLAGQQVLHEVRPPTGPARARLAATAPEDAFEEYLVERGVIEAPVDAVPWRVVGGSEEAGIVVMAGPVRDRAKLEAAEARERRKNRMEKRKAAAAARAQQPPPPSDAPGSSGGQNKKRGCDGKKKEQA; this is translated from the exons ATGGTGAAATCCAACGGCGCGCGTTCCATGGGAGACTCCAACGGGAGTCCGGCCCAGCAAGGCCCACGCTACCGCGTCATCCTCCACGCTGTCGCTCCGGCCGGTGAGAGCCAGCGGCCCGTTCGCGCTGCCGGCCAGGTCCATGCTctcgccggcggaggcggcggccgcggcggcggccacctgAGTCCAGCCCAGAATGCTGTTCTGGCCCAGATTCGCCGGCCCAGCAGGAACCCCTGGAGCCGCACCGTCCCGTCGCCTCGCCCGAACGGCGGGAGCTTCCGCGTCATTGACACCAGCTTCAGTCCGGAGCACGAgcctacgccgccgccgccgccgctcgtctcGGCGCGTCAGTCTGTTCTGTCGCCGTGTCCCGTATCCGCTGTGTTCGCGTGGCCTGTGCCGCCGCGTGGGTGGACCGTGTCATCGACTACCGGCCGCCACCGCTACGTCGGCGCGAGCTCGTCGTCTTCTGTACCACCGCGCGGGCGCGCGcctgcggcggctgcggctgctgcgcCAGCCGCGCCTGATCCGGCTACCGGACGACACCGCTACGTCGGCGAGAGCTCGTCGTCTGCTGCACCGCGCGCGCCTACTCCTCCACCCGCTGCTGCTCCGCTGCCCGCGCCTACTGCCCCTCCCGCGCCTGCTCCGGCTACCGGCGGCCACCACTACGTCGGCGAGAGCTCGTCGTCTGCTGCACCGCGAGCGCCCACTCCtccacctgctgctgctccgccgcccgcgcctACTGCCCCTCCTGCGCCAGCTTCGCCACCCGCGCTTGCTGCCCCTCCTGCACCATCTTCGCCGCCCGCGCCTGCTCCGGCTACCGGCGGCCACCGCTACGTCGGCGAGAGCTCGTCGTCTGCAGCACCGCGCGAGCCTACTCCTCCACCTGATTCCGCTGCGCCACCCGCCCCTCCTGCGCTGCTGTGCATGCTGCTGGCCGGGCAGCAGGTGCTGCACGAGGTTCGTCCCCCTACCGGGCCGGCGCGTGCGCGGCTGGCGGCCACCGCGCCGGAGGACGCGTTCGAGGAGTACCTCGTGGAGCGCGGCGTGATAGAAGCCCCAGTCGACGCCGTTCCTTGGCGGgtcgtcggcggcagcgaggagGCCGGCATCGTCGTCATGGCAGGCCCTGTCCGCGACAGGGCGAAGCTGGAGGCCGCGGAGGCCAGGGAGCGGCGCAAGAACAGGATGGAAAAGAggaaggccgccgccgcagctcgcgcgcagcagccgccgccgccgtcag ATGCTCCTGGGAGCTCAGGTGGCCAGAACAAGAAGCGTGGATGTGATGGCAAGAAGAAGGAGCAAGCTTGA
- the LOC121055300 gene encoding E3 ubiquitin-protein ligase EL5-like gives MDRAQRAHMERALGVTTTVLFVASVSYIALTALYACFCDGGRRGRDDDGGGGGGAARGSSSSSSEETKRALEGIPVHVVRLVLDGDDAGDEGKTLSREEEEEVDKEAGGADCAVCLAEYAAGDEVRVLPACRHGFHRECVDRWLLTRAPTCPVCRAPVVARVEEGADAKDHCGDGESGERRGGGIGFLPVAGGSRVLPAILP, from the coding sequence ATGGACCGCGCGCAGCGGGCGCACATGGAGCGGGCGCTGGGGGTGACCACCACGGTGCTCTTCGTCGCCAGCGTGTCCTACATCGCGCTCACCGCGCTCTACGCCTGCTtctgcgacggcggccggcgggggcgggacgacgacggcggcggtggcggtggcgctgcgcgcgggtcgtcgtcgtcgtcatccgaGGAGACCAAGCGCGCGCTCGAGGGGATCCCGGTGCACGTGGTGCGGCTGgtgctcgacggcgacgacgctggTGATGAGGGGAAGACGTTgtcgagggaggaggaggaggaggtggacaaggaggccggcggcgccgactgCGCGGTGTGCCTTGCGGAGTACGCCGCCGGGGACGAGGTGCGCGTGCTGCCGGCGTGCCGGCACGGGTTCCACCGGGAGTGCGTCGACCGGTGGCTGCTCACGCGCGCGCCTACCTGCCCGGTCTGCCGCGCCCCCGTCGTCGCGCGCGTCGAGGAGGGGGCGGACGCCAAGGACcattgcggcgacggcgagagcggcgagaggcgcggcggcggcattggCTTCCtgcccgtcgccggcgggtcCCGTGTGCTTCCTGCAATTTTGCCATGA
- the LOC102700368 gene encoding DNA-(apurinic or apyrimidinic site) endonuclease 2 produces the protein MVKIVTYNVNGLRPRVAQHGSLRRLLDALDADIICFQETKLSRQDLSGDVIMAEGYEAFISCNRSSKGRGAYSGVATFCRVTSAFSSQEVALPVAAEEGFTGLQEPAKNSEAIGDFVLVTPVEEEDLGEVTTEDLLKLDNEGRCVITDHGHFVLFNIYGPAVQEDDKERLRFKLLFYKILQRRWEHMLALGKRVFVVGDLNIAPASIDRCDAPPGFEKQMFRKWLRSMLREDGGPFFDAFRSKHPERLGAYTCFNQKVGAEVYNYGSRIDHILISGACFHHCGSVEDHSIFSCHVEECEIMDHFRRGNSENMSMWKGGKSSKLEGSDHIPVYIVLNEIPQLPVHSTPSSAARYLPEIRGRQQSIVSFLRKGIVYEHKDTTDLNMSMHRTDGSYCGDGLGSKVICKEGKPTVIAEISEGSKLHSVIKRKNLDQLLNEGSSGNSHDNTATLLATQSRKTSFSCSNAVPNKKNKHNLSSQPTIKSFFQQSKSKPGDGNSNNLVTPPDTILGMDVLHDPKNLPESIQCTTAATEDQGNSNVAYSLSTDKCNDATLEWQRIQQRMKMTLPLCKGHREPCIPRSVKKGSNIGRLFYVCARAQGPASNPESNCGHFQWATVKSKEKRR, from the exons atggTGAAGATAGTGACGTACAACGTGAACGGGCTGCGGCCGCGGGTGGCGCAGCATGGctcgctccgccgcctcctcgacgCCCTCGACGCCGACATCATCTGCTTCCAG GAGACAAAATTGTCGAGGCAGGACTTGTCCGGGGACGTCATCATGGCTGAGGGATACGAGGCTTTTATTTCATGCAATCGTTCATCAAAAGGGCGTGGAGCATACTCTG GTGTTGCCACATTTTGCCGGGTAACATCAGCATTTTCCAGTCAGGAGGTTGCTTTACCAGTAGCAGCTGAAGAAGGCTTTACTGGATTACAAGAGCCTGCAAAAAACAGCGAAGCTATTGGGGATTTTGTTCTTGTAACACCTGTGGAAGAGGAGGATCTTGGTGAAGTGACAACAGAAGATCTACTCAAGTTGGACAATGAGGGGCGCTGTGTCATCACTGATCATGGACATTTTG ttctttttaatatatatggccCAGCTGTTCAGGAAGATGATAAAGAACGGCTTCGTTTTAAGCTActgttttacaaaatattgcaG AGAAGATGGGAACATATGCTGGCTCTTGGGAAGAGAGTTTTCGTTGTTGGGGATTTGAATATCGCACCTGCTTCTATAGATCGTTGTGATGCCCCACCTGGATTCGAGAAGCAAAT GTTTCGGAAATGGTTGAGATCCATGCTGAGAGAAGATGGAGGTCCATTTTTTGATGCTTTCAGATCAAAACACCCTGAAAG ATTGGGAGCTTATACCTGTTTTAATCAAAAAGTTGGAGCTGAAGTGTACAATTATGGTTCTAGAATAGATCACATTCTCATTTCTGGTGCCTGCTTCCATCATTGCGGTTCTGTGGAGGACCATAGCATTTTTTCCTGCCATGTGGAAGAATGTGAAATTATGGATCATTTCCGGAGAGGGAATAGCGAAAATATGTCAAT GTGGAAAGGAGGGAAAAGTAGTAAGCTAGAAGGATCAGATCATATTCCAGTATATATTGTGCTGAATGAGATACCTCAACTTCCAGTTCATAGCACTCCTTCATCAGCTGCTAGATATCTTCCAGAAATCCGTGGACGACAACAGAGTATAG TATCATTCCTAAGGAAAGGCATAGTTTATGAACATAAAGACACCACAGATTTAAATATGTCCATGCATAGAACAGATGGAAGCTACTGTGGCGATGGCTTGGGAAGCAAAGTTATATGTAAGGAAGGAAAACCAACTGTTATAGCTGAAATTTCTGAAGGTAGCAAACTTCATAGTGTCATCAAGCGGAAAAATCTTGATCAGTTGTTAAATGAAGGTTCAAGCGGTAACTCCCATGATAATACTGCAACATTACTGGCAACACAAAGTAGAAAAACTTCCTTTTCTTGCAGCAACGCTGTgccaaacaagaaaaacaaacataaCTTGTCTTCCCAACCAACGATCAAGTCATTCTTTCAACAATCAAAGTCAAAGCCAGGAGATGGCAATAGCAATAACCTAGTTACTCCGCCAGATACTATACTTGGTATGGATGTATTACATGATCCAAAGAATCTGCCAGAAAGCATCCAGTGCACAACTGCAGCTACTGAAGATCAGGGGAACTCAAATGTAGCCTATTCACTTTCAACGGATAAATGTAATGACGCAACATTGGAGTGGCAAAGAATACAGCAGAGAATGAAGATGACCCTGCCGCTTTGCAAAGGACATCGTGAACCTTGCATTCCAAGGTCTGTGAAGAAAGGCTCCAATATCGGTCGCCTATTCTATGTCTGTGCCCGTGCTCAG GGACCTGCATCAAACCCAGAATCAAACTGTGGTCACTTTCAGTGGGCCACTGTAAAATCTAAAGAGAAACGCCGGTGA
- the LOC107304910 gene encoding proline-rich receptor-like protein kinase PERK2: MASSLAILLLLMRLSGAIAAVSPNYISRSTEQQIIATVAPAADVGQSAQPFLTSPSGLYAAYLRRAVDSSAGGPGADACYVQVQHGDVGGGGGSVWESECTLVGGADACDLAFSPVGLELFAGGHSLWDTGIDAEPGTLSLDDGGDMRIVSKEGVTVWQASGEPWTGQQCGATMPVSSSPSIDVLPPPSTTTSAKLLTPPASTLAGAGSSDSSFGDQLTPPTDTLPASPDQPPVGALPDQPLLPPPPPPAADAIPASPELPLPPPLVDTYPVSPDQPLYSSPPPAPTAIVPHAPLPPVDVPPLTPPSTGVSGKTPGGIALPPAAGGGGAPHQHGSPHHLPMGASPPAAGGMPDALAPSGDHGAAAGGLPFGQGQQQGAFGQHQLVNGAGQPLEDSSGERPRSVHTTIAGLVALVISLGFGF, translated from the coding sequence ATGGCTTCTTCGCTTGCTATCCTCCTGCTCCTGATGCGCCTCTCCGGTGCCATTGCCGCCGTCTCTCCTAACTACATCTCGAGAAGCACCGAGCAGCAGATCATCGCCACCGTCGCGCCCGCCGCGGACGTCGGCCAGAGCGCACAGCCTTTCCTCACCTCGCCGTCTGGGCTGTACGCCGCGTACCTTCGCCGCGCCGTGGATAGCTCGGCCGGTGGCCCTGGCGCTGATGCCTGCTACGTTCAAGTCCAGCACGGCGAcgttggtggcggcggcggcagtgtgTGGGAGTCGGAGTGCaccctcgtcggcggcgccgacgcgtGCGACCTGGCGTTCTCGCCGGTGGGGCTCGAGCTCTTCGCCGGCGGGCACTCCTTGTGGGACACCGGGATCGACGCCGAGCCTGGGACGCTGAGccttgacgacggcggcgacatgAGGATCGTTAGCAAGGAGGGCGTGACGGTGTGGCAGGCGAGCGGCGAGCCGTGGACGGGGCAGCAGTGCGGGGCGACCATGCCGGTTTCGTCGTCACCTTCGATTGAcgtgctcccgccgccgtcgaccacCACCAGCGCGAAGCTTctgacgccgccggcgtcgactCTTGCCGGTGCCGGGAGCTCGGACTCATCTTTCGGAGACCAGCTCACGCCACCTACTGACACCTTGCCCGCCTCGCCTGACCAGCCACCAGTTGGCGCGCTGCCCGACCAACcactgctgccgccgccgccgcctccggccgcTGACGCGATACCGGCCTCGCCGGAGTTGCCCCTGCCACCACCGCTGGTCGACACATACCCTGTCTCTCCCGACCAGCCTCTGtactcgtcgccaccgccggctccGACGGCCATTGTCCCTCACGCGCCATTGCCACCCGTCGACGTGCCCCCTCTCACCCCGCCATCGACCGGCGTCAGCGGCAAGACACCAGGTGGCATAGCACTCCCGcctgcggccggcggcggcggtgcgccgCACCAGCACGGGTCGCCGCACCACCTGCCCATGGGAGcgtccccgccggcggcgggtggaATGCCCGACGCGCTGGCGCCGAGCGGCgaccatggcgccgccgcagggGGGCTCCCCTTCGGGCAGGGACAGCAGCAAGGCGCGTTTGGCCAGCACCAGCTGGTGAACGGCGCGGGGCAGCCATTGGAGGACAGCTCCGGCGAGCGACCAAGAAGCGTGCACACCACCATCGCTGGCTTGGTTGCTCTAGTGATTTCACTTGGTTTTGGCTTCTAA
- the LOC102713666 gene encoding E3 ubiquitin ligase BIG BROTHER-related-like — MADSKGGGGAAAGDKPGADANPATNPAPPPVAAAAGGDSDAAAATEAEAEAEARRPFTELSQVDADLALARVLQEQERAYMMLRMGGGVGEGSDYGSSDAGSYEYDDEAEEDYEEELDHHLRVHHHEHPVGEGAVEGQREGDGGDGSEYDEEGFDEEYEEEVGPELDPAEYEDDEAYARALQDAEEREVASRLMALAGISDWRGVEPDEEHVNDPQDAWQEVDPDEYSYEELVALGEVVGTQNRGLSADILASLPSLTFKAKGAQDGNSEQCVICRVEFEDGESLIALPCKHSYHPECINQWLQINKVCPMCSSEVSTSDNKQA, encoded by the exons ATGGCGGATTCCAAGgggggcggtggcgccgccgccggcgacaagCCCGGCGCCGACGCGAACCCCGCCACGAATCCGGCCCCgccccccgtcgccgccgctgccggaggAGACAgcgacgcggccgcggccacggaggcggaggcggaggcggaggcgcggcggccgtTCACGGAGCTCAGCCAGGTCGACGCGGACCTCGCCCTGGCCCGTGTGCTGCAGGAGCAG GAGCGGGCGTACATGATGCTTCGCATGGGCggaggcgtcggcgagggcagCGATTACGGGAGCTCGGATGCCGGGAGCTACGAGTacgacgacgaggccgagGAGGACTACGAGGAGGAGCTGGACCACCACCTCCGCGTCCACCACCATGAGCACCCGGTTGGGGAGGGTGCTGTCGAGGGGCAGCGAGAGGGAGATGGGGGCGACGGAAGCGAGTACGACGAGGAGGGGTTCGACGAGGAGTATGAGGAGGAAGTTGGGCCAGAGCTAGACCCCGCAGAGTATGAGGACGATGAGGCTTACGCTCGAGCGCTGCAAGATGCCGAGGAACGCGAAGTAGCTTCTCGACTTATGGCTCTCGCTGGGATCAGCGATT GGAGAGGTGTGGAGCCTGATGAGGAGCATGTGAATGATCCACAG GATGCATGGCAAGAGGTTGACCCAGACGAGTACTCTTATGAG GAATTAGTTGCATTGGGAGAAGTGGTTGGTACACAAAACAGAGGTCTCTCTGCTGATATACTTGCTTCTCTACCTTCACTAACTTTCAAGGCCAAAGGTGCCCAAGATGGCAACAGTGAGCA ATGTGTTATTTGTCGTGTGGAATTTGAGGATGGTGAATCTTTGATTGCACTCCCCTGCAAGCATTCGTACCATCCTGAGTGCATAAACCAGTGGCTTCAAATAAATAAG GTATGCCCTATGTGCAGTTCTGAAGTTTCCACATCGGACAACAAGCAGGCATGA
- the LOC102700085 gene encoding uncharacterized protein LOC102700085, translating to MSSSSNSNDSGKKGSNPLDAMGAFFSSQVNRRKLVTSEKQALATRLSAGGETFPGSEHRPADRKKWMAELGPEKVRVHQVVWPGTHDSATNKIGIPFVTRPFAQCQSLSVYEQLAAGARVIDVRVQEERRVCHGVLATYSVDVVLADVKRFLGETESEVVILEVRTEFGHEDPPEFDKYLVEQLGEHLVPQDEAVFHKTIAELLPRRLICVWKPRKSPAPKPGEPLWSAGYLKDNWIDTDLPETKFESNIKFLGEQPPVADRRFFYRVENTVTPQADNPVLCVKPVTRRIHGYARLFIAEVFAKGLGDKLQVFSTDFIDGDFVDACAGVTKARVDGAA from the coding sequence ATGTCGTCTTCCTCCAATAGCAACGACTCCGGCAAGAAAGGCAGCAACCCTCTGGACGCCATGGGCGCCTTCTTCTCGTCGCAGGTGAACCGCCGGAAGCTCGTGACCAGCGAGAAGCAGGCGCTGGCGACGCGGctgtcggccggcggcgagacgtTCCCGGGCAGCGAGCACCGGCCGGCCGACCGGAAGAAGTGGATGGCGGAGCTCGGGCCGGAGAAGGTGAGGGTGCACCAGGTGGTGTGGCCCGGGACGCACGACTCGGCGACGAACAAGATCGGCATCCCGTTCGTGACGCGGCCGTTCGCGCAGTGCCAGTCGCTGTCGGTGTACGAGCAGCTCGCCGCGGGGGCGCGCGTCATCGACGTGCGGGTCCAGGAGGAGCGCCGCGTCTGCCACGGCGTGCTCGCCACCTACTCCGTCGACGTCGTGCTCGCCGACGTGAAGCGGTTCCTCGGCGAGACGGAGTCGGAGGTGGTGATCCTCGAGGTGCGCACCGAGTTCGGCCACGAGGACCCGCCGGAGTTCGACAAGTACCTGGTGGAGCAGCTCGGCGAGCACCTGGTCCCGCAGGACGAGGCGGTGTTCCACAAGACCATCGCCGAGCTGCTCCCGCGGCGGCTCATCTGCGTGTGGAAGCCGCGCAAGTCGCCGGCGCCCAAGCCCGGCGAGCCGCTGTGGAGCGCCGGCTACCTCAAGGACAACTGGATCGACACCGACCTGCCGGAGACCAAGTTCGAGAGCAACATCAAGTTCCTCGGCGAGCAGCCGCCGGTGGCCGACCGGAGGTTCTTCTACCGGGTGGAGAACACGGTGACGCCGCAGGCCGACAACCCGGTGCTCTGCGTCAAGCCGGTCACCCGCCGGATCCACGGCTACGCCCGCCTCTTCATCGCCGAGGTCTTCGCCAAGGGCCTCGGCGACAAGCTCCAGGTCTTCTCCACCGACTTCATCGACGGCGACTTCGTCGACGCCTGCGCCGGCGTCACCAAGGCGcgcgtcgacggcgccgcgtGA
- the LOC102713397 gene encoding triosephosphate isomerase, chloroplastic produces MAAPSSLASSHLTRLADLRRAGTAVAAAPQQLRIGCSRRRAQRVVAMAGSGKFFVGGNWKCNGTKDSVSKLVTELNAATLEPDVDVVVAPPFIYIDQVKSSLTDRIEVSAQNVWIGKGGAYTGEISAEQLVDIGCQWVILGHSERRHIIGEDDEFIGKKAAYALSQNVKVIACIGELLEEREAGKTFDVCFKQMKAFADSITNWADVVVAYEPVWAIGTGKVATPEQAQEVHAAVRDWLKTNVSPDVASSIRIIYGGSVNAANCAELAKKEDIDGFLVGGASLKGPDFATIINSVTSKKVAA; encoded by the exons atggcggcgccgtcgtccctCGCGTCCTCCCACCTCACCCGCCTCGCCGACCTCCGTCGCGCcggcaccgccgtcgccgccgccccgcagCAGCTCCGCATCGggtgctcccgccgccgggccCAGCGCGTCGTCGCCATGGCCGGATCCGGCAAG TTCTTCGTCGGAGGCAACTGGAAGTGC AATGGAACAAAGGACTCCGTTAGCAAGCTTGTGACTGAACTGAATGCTGCTACACTTGAACCTGATGTTG ATGTTGTGGTTGCACCGCCATTCATTTATATCGATCAGGTCAAGAGCTCACTAACTGATCGCATTGAGGTTTCTGCTCAGAATGTTTGGATTGGAAAAGGAGGAGCATACACTGGAGAGATCAG TGCGGAGCAATTGGTGGACATTGGCTGCCAATGGGTTATTCTTGGCCATTCCGAGCGTAGGCATATCATCGGTGAAGATGATGAG TTTATTGGGAAGAAGGCTGCATATGCCTTGAGTCAAAATGTTAAGGTTATTGCCTGCATAGGAGAGCTgttggaagagagagaagcagGGAAAACTTTTGATGTCTGTTTTAAGCAGATGAAGGCTTTTGCAG ACAGTATTACAAACTGGGCAGATGTAGTAGTTGCATATGAGCCTGTTTGGGCTATTGGAACCGGGAAAGTTGCTACTCCTGAGCAAGCTCAGGAAGTCCATGCTGCTGTTCGTGATTGGTTGAAAACCAACGTGTCACCTGACGTTGCTTCGAGCATTCGAATTATCTACGGAG GTTCTGTAAATGCAGCCAACTGTGCCGAGCTAGCAAAGAAAGAAGATATTGATGGCTTCCTTGTTGGTGGTGCCTCTTTGAAG GGCCCAGATTTTGCGACCATTATCAACTCGGTGACTTCCAAGAAAGTTGCAGCCTGA